One Erythrobacter sp. SDW2 genomic region harbors:
- the serA gene encoding phosphoglycerate dehydrogenase, whose protein sequence is MTKPKVLISDKMDPNAAKIFEERGCDVDVKPGMTPDELKAVIGEYDGLAIRSATKVTKDILDAATNLKVVGRAGIGVDNVDIPYASGKGVVVMNTPFGNSITTAEHAIALIFAVARQIPAADAGTQAGTWPKNDFMGVELTGKTLGLIGAGNIGSIVAARALGLRMKVVAYDPFLTEDRAVAMGVEKADLDTLLEKADFITLHTPLTDQTRNILSRENLAKTKKGVRIVNCARGGLIDELALKDALDSGHVAGAALDVFETEPPAADHPLFGTKNFICTPHLGASTTEAQVNVALQVAEQLADYLVNGGVTNALNMPSLSAEEAPKLKPYMGLAEKLGSLVGQLAHGNLTQISIEREGAAADLNGKPIEGAVLAGFMRRYSDTVNMVNAPYLAKERGLDVRSIRHEKEGAYNTLVRVTVGTEQGDRSVAGTLFGSEAPRLVEIFGVRIEAELDGHMLYIVNQDAPGFIGRIGTLLGEHGINIGTFNLGRREAGGEAILLLSVDQPIPAEVVKAACQLEGVKTVMPLAF, encoded by the coding sequence ATGACCAAGCCCAAAGTCCTCATCAGCGACAAGATGGACCCCAATGCCGCCAAGATCTTCGAAGAGCGCGGCTGCGATGTCGATGTGAAGCCGGGCATGACGCCCGATGAATTGAAGGCCGTGATTGGCGAATACGACGGCCTCGCCATCCGTTCGGCCACGAAAGTGACCAAGGACATCCTTGACGCGGCAACCAACCTCAAGGTCGTCGGTCGCGCCGGGATCGGGGTGGACAATGTCGACATTCCCTATGCCAGCGGCAAGGGCGTGGTGGTGATGAACACCCCGTTCGGCAATTCGATAACCACGGCCGAGCATGCCATCGCCCTGATCTTCGCCGTTGCTCGCCAGATCCCGGCGGCCGACGCCGGCACGCAGGCTGGCACCTGGCCCAAGAACGACTTCATGGGCGTCGAACTGACCGGCAAGACGCTCGGTCTGATCGGCGCGGGCAATATCGGCTCGATCGTCGCCGCCCGCGCGCTGGGCCTGAGGATGAAGGTCGTCGCCTACGATCCGTTCCTGACCGAGGATCGGGCCGTGGCCATGGGCGTGGAGAAGGCCGATCTCGACACGCTGCTCGAAAAGGCCGACTTCATCACGCTGCACACTCCGTTGACGGATCAGACCCGCAACATCCTCAGCCGCGAGAATCTCGCCAAGACCAAGAAGGGCGTAAGGATCGTCAACTGCGCCCGCGGGGGCCTGATCGACGAGCTGGCCTTGAAGGATGCGCTCGACAGCGGCCATGTCGCCGGGGCCGCGCTCGACGTGTTCGAGACCGAGCCGCCCGCGGCCGACCATCCGCTGTTCGGGACGAAGAACTTCATCTGCACCCCGCACCTTGGCGCGAGCACCACCGAAGCGCAGGTCAATGTCGCGCTGCAGGTGGCCGAGCAGCTGGCAGACTATCTCGTCAACGGCGGCGTCACCAATGCGCTCAACATGCCCTCGCTCAGCGCCGAGGAAGCGCCCAAGCTCAAGCCCTATATGGGCCTCGCCGAAAAGCTCGGCAGCCTGGTCGGCCAGCTGGCCCATGGCAATCTGACCCAGATCAGCATCGAGCGCGAAGGCGCAGCAGCCGACCTCAACGGCAAGCCGATCGAAGGGGCGGTGCTGGCGGGCTTCATGCGCCGCTATTCCGACACGGTGAACATGGTCAACGCGCCCTATCTCGCCAAGGAACGCGGGCTCGACGTGCGTTCGATCCGGCACGAGAAGGAAGGCGCGTACAATACGCTTGTCCGGGTGACCGTTGGCACCGAGCAGGGTGACCGTTCGGTGGCCGGGACGCTGTTCGGCAGCGAGGCTCCGCGCCTGGTCGAAATCTTCGGCGTGCGGATCGAGGCCGAGCTCGACGGGCACATGCTCTACATCGTTAACCAGGACGCGCCCGGCTTCATTGGCCGCATCGGTACGCTGCTGGGCGAGCACGGTATCAACATTGGCACCTTCAACCTCGGCCGCCGCGAAGCGGGTGGTGAGGCGATCCTGCTGCTGAGCGTCGACCAGCCGATCCCGGCCGAAGTGGTCAAGGCCGCGTGTCAGCTGGAAGGCGTCAAGACCGTGATGCCTCTGGCATTTTGA
- a CDS encoding phosphoserine transaminase, which produces MTEPTLKPERPFFSSGPTAKFKGWSAANLKTESLGRSHRSALGKSRLKYAIDLSKEMLGVPEDYLVGIMPASDTGAIEAAMWTMLDPARPVTVAAWESFGNVWIQDAVKQLKLPRLTTLDADYGEIPDLASIPQDNDVVFTWNGTTSGAKIPDTDWLEPGREGVTINDATSAVFAMEMDWPKLDATTYSWQKVMGSEAQHGMLILSPKAVARIEEYDPSWPLPKLFRMKKGGKINEGIFKGETINTPSMLATEDYILALEWAQAMGGRKAMFERADANAKIVTDWIEATPWLRNMVADPAKRTNTGVCFRFQGDWYDSLSPEDQAAVPKKIASMLEARDVGYDFNGYRDAPPSLRIWCGGTVEQEDLKRLLPWIEWAYESLRKG; this is translated from the coding sequence ATGACTGAACCGACGCTCAAGCCTGAGCGCCCCTTCTTCTCGTCGGGGCCGACCGCCAAGTTCAAGGGCTGGTCTGCCGCCAATCTCAAAACCGAATCGCTCGGACGCTCGCATCGCAGCGCGCTCGGCAAGTCGCGGCTGAAGTATGCCATCGACCTGTCGAAGGAGATGCTCGGCGTGCCCGAGGATTACCTTGTCGGCATCATGCCGGCATCGGACACCGGCGCCATCGAAGCCGCCATGTGGACTATGCTCGATCCCGCCCGTCCGGTCACGGTCGCGGCCTGGGAAAGCTTCGGCAATGTCTGGATCCAGGATGCGGTCAAGCAGCTCAAGCTGCCCCGGCTGACCACGCTCGATGCCGATTACGGCGAGATCCCCGACCTCGCCTCGATCCCGCAGGATAACGACGTCGTCTTCACCTGGAACGGCACCACCTCGGGGGCAAAGATCCCCGACACCGACTGGCTCGAGCCGGGCCGTGAGGGCGTGACCATCAACGATGCCACCAGCGCTGTCTTCGCAATGGAGATGGACTGGCCCAAGCTCGATGCCACGACCTACAGCTGGCAGAAGGTCATGGGCAGTGAGGCGCAACACGGCATGCTGATCCTCAGCCCCAAGGCCGTTGCCCGGATCGAGGAGTACGATCCGTCCTGGCCGCTGCCCAAGCTCTTCCGCATGAAGAAGGGCGGCAAGATCAACGAAGGCATCTTCAAGGGCGAGACGATCAACACGCCCTCGATGCTGGCGACCGAGGACTACATCCTCGCGCTCGAATGGGCGCAGGCGATGGGCGGGCGCAAGGCGATGTTCGAACGCGCCGATGCCAATGCCAAGATCGTGACCGACTGGATCGAAGCGACCCCGTGGCTGCGCAACATGGTCGCCGATCCGGCCAAGCGCACCAACACCGGCGTGTGCTTCCGCTTCCAGGGCGACTGGTACGACAGTCTCTCGCCCGAAGATCAGGCTGCGGTGCCCAAGAAGATCGCCTCGATGCTCGAAGCCCGCGATGTCGGCTACGACTTCAACGGCTATCGCGACGCCCCGCCGAGCTTGCGCATCTGGTGCGGCGGCACGGTCGAGCAGGAGGATTTGAAGCGCCTGCTGCCGTGGATCGAGTGGGCTTACGAGAGCCTCAGGAAGGGATAA
- a CDS encoding glycosyltransferase family 1 protein, translating to METSDLRIALFSGNYNYTRDGANQALNRLVGYLLRHGAAVRVFSPKVAEPDFEPTGELYDVPNIRMPVKGRGEYRMPLGLNAQAKNALEAFKPNMVHVSSPDPTGHAAVSWARERGIPVLASVHTRFETYPRYYNLAFIEPGIEWILRRFYNRCDALVAPSQSMIDEYKAMGMHSDIGLWTRGVDREIFDPGKRNWAWRRSIGLADDDVAIAFLGRLVMEKGLDVFADSIAELRKLGSPHKVLVIGDGPAREWFEKALPGGIFAGFQTGKDLGRALASADVFFNPSITETFGNVTLEAMASGLPVVAASATGASSLVHDGETGRLVPPGNARLFAEVLAPYCTDDALRRGHGAAGELRSREYSWDAINQAVVDTYLRIAEARSS from the coding sequence ATGGAGACGAGCGATTTGCGGATCGCGCTGTTCAGCGGGAACTACAACTACACCCGCGATGGCGCGAACCAGGCCCTCAACAGACTTGTCGGCTACCTGCTGCGGCACGGGGCGGCGGTGCGTGTCTTCTCGCCCAAGGTGGCAGAACCCGATTTCGAACCGACCGGCGAACTATACGACGTGCCCAATATCCGCATGCCGGTGAAGGGGCGCGGAGAGTATCGCATGCCGCTGGGTCTCAATGCGCAGGCGAAAAACGCGCTGGAGGCGTTCAAGCCCAACATGGTGCACGTCTCTTCGCCCGATCCGACGGGCCACGCCGCCGTCAGTTGGGCGCGCGAGCGGGGCATCCCGGTCCTTGCCTCGGTCCACACGCGGTTCGAAACTTATCCGCGCTACTACAACCTCGCCTTCATCGAGCCCGGCATCGAATGGATCCTGCGCCGGTTCTACAATCGCTGCGATGCGCTGGTCGCGCCATCACAGAGCATGATCGACGAGTACAAGGCGATGGGGATGCATTCCGATATCGGCCTGTGGACCCGCGGGGTCGACCGCGAGATTTTCGATCCCGGCAAGCGCAACTGGGCATGGCGCCGCTCCATCGGTCTGGCGGATGACGACGTCGCCATCGCCTTCCTCGGCCGGCTGGTGATGGAAAAGGGTCTCGACGTCTTCGCCGACTCAATCGCCGAGCTGCGCAAGCTCGGCTCGCCGCACAAGGTGCTGGTCATCGGCGATGGCCCGGCCCGCGAATGGTTCGAGAAAGCCCTACCCGGCGGCATTTTTGCCGGTTTCCAGACCGGCAAGGATCTCGGCCGCGCGCTCGCCAGTGCCGATGTGTTCTTCAACCCTTCGATCACCGAGACCTTCGGCAATGTCACGCTCGAGGCCATGGCCAGCGGACTGCCGGTCGTGGCGGCATCGGCCACCGGCGCTTCCAGCCTGGTCCACGATGGCGAGACCGGGCGGCTGGTCCCGCCGGGCAATGCCAGACTGTTTGCCGAAGTACTGGCACCCTATTGCACCGACGATGCCCTGCGCCGCGGCCACGGTGCGGCAGGCGAGCTACGCAGCCGAGAATACAGCTGGGACGCGATCAACCAGGCGGTGGTCGATACCTACCTGCGCATCGCTGAAGCGCGCAGTAGCTAG
- a CDS encoding PadR family transcriptional regulator, with protein MYGHRYRRKFGKGAWPFIAMMGASRGWDSFGPNGPFGPSGPFGPSGPFGPGGPFGEGGRRRRGRMFGPGELRLVLLKLIADEPRHGYELIKAIEEMTGGDYSPSPGTIYPTLSLLQDEGAIADAASDEARKAYEATDAGKAELAERADEVDGLMERLTAHGEKASTAGAPHDLFRAAGNLASVLKHKYKSGGIDDSVRQEIVDMIDDLAKRIERL; from the coding sequence ATGTACGGACATCGGTATCGCAGGAAATTCGGCAAGGGCGCCTGGCCCTTTATCGCCATGATGGGCGCAAGCCGCGGCTGGGACAGCTTCGGCCCGAACGGCCCCTTTGGTCCTTCCGGGCCCTTCGGCCCTTCCGGACCTTTCGGACCCGGCGGTCCATTCGGCGAGGGCGGCCGCAGGCGCCGCGGGCGCATGTTCGGCCCCGGTGAATTGCGGCTGGTGCTGCTCAAGCTGATCGCCGACGAGCCGCGCCACGGCTACGAGCTGATCAAGGCGATCGAGGAAATGACCGGCGGCGACTATTCGCCCAGCCCGGGCACGATCTATCCCACGCTCTCGTTGCTGCAGGACGAAGGCGCGATCGCTGACGCCGCGAGCGACGAAGCGCGCAAAGCGTACGAAGCGACCGACGCCGGCAAGGCCGAGCTCGCGGAGCGCGCGGATGAGGTCGATGGGCTGATGGAGCGGCTCACCGCCCACGGCGAAAAGGCCAGTACCGCCGGCGCTCCGCACGACCTGTTCCGCGCCGCGGGCAACCTCGCCAGCGTGCTCAAGCACAAGTACAAGTCAGGCGGCATCGATGACAGCGTGCGGCAGGAAATCGTCGACATGATCGACGACCTGGCCAAGCGGATCGAACGCCTTTGA
- a CDS encoding replication-associated recombination protein A translates to MADLFNDDPPPSAPDEPRDDAPLADRLRPRNLAEVIGQEHLTGPEGAIGRMVAAGRLSSMILWGPPGTGKTSTARLLADAVGMRFVPISAVFSGVADLKKAFAEADKFAGAGQRTLLFVDEIHRFNRAQQDGFLPFVERGTVTLVGATTENPSFELNAALLSRAQVLILHRLDAEALGKLLARAEELEGPLPLTPEAREALIASADGDGRFLLNQAETLYHARITEPLDPAALGAFLQRRVAVYDKDREGHYNLISALHKSVRGSDPQAALYYLARMLVAGEEPLYLLRRLVRMAVEDIGLADPQALVQCLAAKDAYDFLGSPEGELAIVQACLYLATAPKSNAAYKAQKAAWKSARETGSLMPPQNILNAPTKLMKDIGYGSGYAYDHDAEDGFSGDNYWPEAMMPQRYYEPVERGFEREVRKRLEYWDKLREERG, encoded by the coding sequence ATGGCCGATCTGTTCAACGATGACCCTCCCCCGTCCGCGCCCGACGAGCCGCGCGATGATGCGCCGCTGGCCGACCGGCTGCGCCCGCGCAATCTGGCCGAGGTCATCGGGCAGGAGCATCTGACCGGGCCGGAAGGCGCCATCGGCCGGATGGTCGCCGCAGGCCGCCTCTCCAGCATGATCCTGTGGGGCCCGCCCGGCACCGGCAAGACCAGCACGGCCCGCCTGCTGGCCGATGCCGTGGGTATGCGCTTCGTCCCCATCAGCGCGGTGTTCAGCGGCGTTGCCGACCTCAAGAAGGCCTTTGCCGAAGCGGACAAGTTTGCTGGGGCAGGACAGCGCACGCTGCTGTTCGTGGACGAGATCCACCGCTTCAACCGCGCGCAGCAGGATGGTTTCCTCCCCTTTGTCGAACGGGGCACGGTGACGCTAGTCGGGGCAACGACCGAGAACCCCAGCTTCGAACTTAACGCCGCACTGCTCAGCCGCGCGCAGGTGCTGATCCTGCACAGACTGGATGCCGAGGCACTGGGCAAGCTGCTCGCCCGGGCCGAGGAACTGGAGGGTCCCCTCCCCCTTACACCGGAAGCGCGCGAGGCGCTGATCGCCAGCGCCGATGGCGACGGTCGCTTCCTGCTCAACCAGGCCGAGACGCTGTACCACGCACGGATCACGGAGCCGCTCGATCCGGCCGCGCTCGGCGCATTCCTGCAGCGCCGCGTCGCGGTCTACGACAAGGACCGTGAGGGCCACTACAACCTCATAAGCGCGCTGCATAAAAGCGTGCGCGGGTCCGATCCGCAGGCGGCGCTCTATTACCTGGCGCGGATGCTGGTGGCGGGCGAGGAGCCGCTTTACCTGCTGCGGCGGTTGGTGCGCATGGCGGTGGAGGATATCGGCCTCGCCGATCCGCAGGCGCTGGTGCAATGCCTCGCCGCCAAGGACGCCTACGACTTTCTCGGCAGCCCCGAGGGTGAACTGGCGATCGTCCAGGCCTGCCTCTACCTCGCCACTGCACCGAAGTCGAACGCAGCCTACAAGGCGCAGAAGGCGGCGTGGAAGAGCGCCCGCGAGACCGGTAGCCTGATGCCGCCGCAGAATATCCTCAACGCCCCGACCAAGCTGATGAAGGACATCGGCTACGGTTCAGGCTACGCCTATGATCACGACGCCGAGGACGGATTCTCGGGCGACAATTACTGGCCCGAGGCGATGATGCCGCAACGCTATTACGAACCGGTCGAACGCGGGTTCGAGCGCGAGGTGCGCAAACGGCTGGAGTATTGGGACAAGCTGCGGGAGGAGCGGGGGTGA
- a CDS encoding WG repeat-containing protein, giving the protein MRDGNWGVVSSDGDVIVPLEYQSIDIWSDGLIEARRDGLSALFSPDGTLLVPLRYQYLYGNDAMAGGSDDNSWFWAQNSGGRDRWIVGIGGEPLLGPGLNPLMPFDGKDRFVVEDEGFDGILSLDCEWIVLPSLKSISPAADNGLALAQTAEGKYGYIDRDGTWVIEPGRFERLGYFAPDGWAPAQSGGKWGFIDADGDWMIPPMSEAEFRPEAFNSSGVTVFEQGGKSGLINRRGEWVIQPVLEGMTEYIDGSFIGHLDGERRRYSGTGDDLGPAPFDSANFVRFDQSGTGRTVRDGQPMIVDWSGREIIGNGFDDVLEFGPNDWAPAQKGGKWGAVDMAGKWVLEPEYDCVGRCLLRPGMIPQPLSVSITEALPSTEFSPSRYSDPTSQDWCHAGG; this is encoded by the coding sequence ATGCGCGACGGCAATTGGGGCGTGGTCAGTTCCGACGGCGACGTCATCGTACCGCTCGAATATCAGAGCATCGACATCTGGAGCGACGGCTTGATCGAAGCCCGCCGGGACGGTCTTTCCGCGCTGTTTTCGCCAGATGGCACGCTGCTGGTCCCGCTTCGATACCAGTACCTCTATGGCAATGATGCCATGGCCGGCGGGTCGGACGACAACTCATGGTTCTGGGCGCAGAATTCCGGGGGCAGGGACCGCTGGATCGTCGGGATCGGAGGAGAACCGTTGCTGGGACCGGGGCTCAACCCGCTGATGCCATTCGACGGCAAGGACCGTTTCGTGGTCGAAGATGAAGGGTTCGACGGCATTCTGTCGCTCGATTGCGAATGGATCGTTCTCCCTTCTCTGAAATCGATCAGTCCCGCGGCAGACAATGGCCTGGCATTGGCCCAGACCGCAGAGGGCAAATACGGCTACATCGACCGGGACGGCACCTGGGTGATCGAGCCTGGCCGGTTCGAACGCCTCGGCTACTTCGCACCGGACGGGTGGGCTCCGGCCCAATCGGGCGGAAAATGGGGTTTCATCGACGCCGATGGCGATTGGATGATCCCGCCAATGTCGGAAGCCGAGTTCCGACCCGAAGCCTTCAATTCGTCAGGCGTTACCGTGTTTGAGCAGGGGGGCAAATCAGGCTTGATCAATCGCCGGGGCGAATGGGTCATCCAACCGGTGCTGGAGGGAATGACCGAATATATCGACGGCTCCTTCATCGGCCATCTCGACGGCGAGCGTCGGCGTTACTCCGGCACGGGCGATGACCTGGGCCCGGCACCTTTCGATAGCGCCAATTTCGTCCGCTTTGACCAGAGCGGCACCGGCCGCACAGTGCGTGATGGCCAGCCGATGATCGTCGACTGGTCAGGCCGCGAGATTATCGGCAACGGCTTCGACGATGTGCTCGAGTTCGGTCCCAACGATTGGGCCCCGGCGCAGAAGGGCGGCAAATGGGGTGCCGTCGACATGGCCGGCAAGTGGGTGCTCGAGCCCGAATACGACTGCGTCGGACGGTGCCTGCTCCGGCCCGGCATGATCCCGCAACCGCTCAGCGTTTCGATCACCGAAGCTCTGCCTAGCACGGAGTTCTCCCCGTCGCGCTATTCCGACCCCACGTCGCAGGATTGGTGTCACGCGGGGGGCTAG
- a CDS encoding MFS transporter: MDDARKPHVTLGQILSMNLGFLGLQFSFGLQQGNMGPIYSFLGAEESQLPLLQLAGPLTGLIVQPIVGALSDRTLSKLGRRTPYFLVGAIMCAVGLFFMPLSVSIMSAVAWLWILDAGNNITMEPYRAYVADRLNPEQRQAGFLTQSAFTGLAQMLAFLTPSVLVLMGMDRDWVDQHNIPYTVRTVFWVGAVLSLATIVWSVTRVPELPLTAREREWIESQPKGFAATFVEIGSALRVMPTPMRKLGVMMLFQWFAMSGYWGYVIYTIGRSVYDTADPASDGFRQAVLTNGEMAAFYNGIAFLGAFAMVPIARRIGAGPLHALMLAAGGVSMLLLPGVTDKAMLFAVIIGVGLAWGSIMGNPYIILSNSIPPERVGVYMGIFNMMIVIPMLLFAFVMSSVNLGFGQIGLGLYDGLLGGDPRNVLRVSGVCMFIAALAVLWVREGWKKPVEGVPAGT, translated from the coding sequence ATGGACGACGCACGCAAGCCGCATGTCACCCTGGGCCAGATCCTGAGCATGAACCTGGGGTTCCTGGGCCTTCAGTTCAGCTTCGGGTTGCAGCAGGGCAACATGGGGCCGATCTATTCGTTCCTGGGGGCCGAAGAAAGCCAGCTGCCGCTGTTGCAACTGGCCGGGCCGCTGACCGGGCTGATCGTCCAGCCGATCGTCGGCGCGCTGAGCGACCGGACATTGTCGAAGCTTGGGCGCCGCACGCCCTATTTCCTCGTCGGCGCGATCATGTGCGCGGTCGGGCTGTTCTTCATGCCGCTGTCGGTTTCGATCATGTCGGCGGTGGCGTGGCTGTGGATCCTCGATGCCGGCAACAATATCACCATGGAGCCCTATCGCGCCTATGTTGCCGACCGGCTCAATCCGGAGCAGCGGCAGGCCGGTTTCCTGACGCAGAGCGCTTTTACCGGGCTTGCGCAGATGCTCGCCTTTCTCACCCCATCGGTGCTGGTGCTGATGGGCATGGACCGCGACTGGGTGGACCAGCACAACATCCCCTACACTGTCCGTACAGTGTTCTGGGTCGGCGCTGTGCTATCGCTCGCCACCATCGTCTGGTCAGTCACCCGCGTTCCCGAACTCCCCCTGACAGCCAGGGAACGCGAGTGGATAGAGAGTCAGCCAAAAGGCTTCGCCGCGACCTTCGTCGAGATCGGTTCTGCCCTTCGCGTTATGCCCACCCCGATGCGCAAGCTGGGGGTGATGATGCTGTTCCAGTGGTTCGCCATGTCGGGATACTGGGGCTATGTCATCTACACCATCGGGCGGAGCGTCTATGATACTGCCGACCCGGCCAGCGACGGATTCCGCCAGGCGGTGCTGACCAATGGCGAGATGGCCGCGTTCTACAACGGCATCGCGTTCCTCGGGGCTTTTGCCATGGTGCCGATTGCCAGGCGGATCGGGGCCGGGCCCTTGCATGCGCTGATGCTGGCGGCGGGCGGCGTCTCCATGCTGCTGCTGCCCGGCGTGACCGACAAGGCGATGCTGTTCGCGGTCATCATCGGCGTCGGCCTCGCCTGGGGCAGCATCATGGGCAATCCCTATATCATCCTGTCCAATTCCATCCCGCCCGAGCGGGTCGGGGTCTACATGGGCATCTTCAACATGATGATCGTGATCCCGATGCTGCTGTTCGCCTTTGTCATGTCATCGGTGAACCTCGGCTTCGGGCAGATCGGGCTTGGCCTTTACGACGGGCTTCTCGGCGGCGATCCGCGCAATGTGCTGCGAGTGTCGGGCGTGTGCATGTTTATCGCCGCGCTGGCGGTGCTGTGGGTGCGCGAGGGCTGGAAGAAGCCGGTCGAGGGTGTACCAGCGGGGACATGA
- a CDS encoding alpha-galactosidase — MTTLHALHTAQASIVLEHDPKRGVLWRHCGLRVEPDFEGGDLPKASEGRGLASFALNRDIGMPLVPSSGLGWFGPAAVQVRDADGTLVVFAPDTCAVEASEDALSITLSDTVSGLEWTGSFAALPGGAIRASAAIRNKGDAPVMLAGLASLQLPLAASFAQLISWRGRHNAELNAYVEAMPQQRWEKVGRRGLSGHGGPPGLYVLGQDAGWHSGLAMAVQLEWSGDHSLAIERDYEGYWTLSAAATLAPGEIVLAQGESFTTPAALLAISDQGRNGAMAQMHAAVRAMVRWPGGTMSPRPVHLNSWEACYFDHDAARIEALAQAGAEVGIERFVLDDGWFKGRRDDTAGLGDWFPDPQTYPHGLAPLAAKIEAMGMQFGLWVEPEMINPDSDLYRAHPDWALALPGRERPTARNQLVLDMRREDVRDYLFERLDAVLRAAPIGYLKWDHNRDHAPSGGAAQVRGTYALLDRLRAAHPDVEIEGCAGGGGRSDAGLVPYVHRFWTSDNIDAVARVGMQRGFNAFLPPELMGSHIGASPSHATGRTQSMAFRGAIASMGHLGVELDPATLAEAYRAELARWIAFAKEWRHLLHGTDVALGEGTDSLRWQAAGTPGHKLLYCIRTTPPLDRRPQPLPLPFAASCMAWDVRLLAVAEEPGHGIPRSHLHDRMERESVRYTGSWLANAGLPLPLQKAQSVAIFEMKEVP; from the coding sequence ATGACCACACTTCACGCACTTCACACGGCCCAGGCCAGCATCGTGCTCGAGCATGACCCCAAGCGGGGGGTGCTGTGGCGACACTGCGGGCTGCGGGTCGAACCTGATTTCGAGGGGGGCGATCTGCCCAAGGCGAGCGAAGGGCGCGGGCTGGCTTCGTTTGCGCTCAACCGGGATATCGGCATGCCGTTGGTCCCGTCTTCCGGGCTGGGATGGTTCGGGCCTGCTGCGGTGCAAGTGCGCGATGCGGATGGGACGCTGGTCGTGTTCGCCCCTGACACCTGCGCCGTCGAGGCGAGCGAGGATGCGCTGTCGATCACCCTGTCCGACACGGTTTCGGGGCTGGAGTGGACCGGCAGCTTTGCTGCCCTCCCGGGTGGAGCCATCCGGGCCTCGGCTGCAATTCGCAACAAGGGTGACGCGCCGGTAATGCTGGCCGGGCTGGCGAGCTTGCAGCTACCACTCGCCGCCAGCTTCGCGCAGCTCATCTCGTGGCGCGGGCGGCACAATGCCGAGCTCAACGCGTATGTCGAGGCCATGCCGCAGCAGCGCTGGGAGAAGGTAGGCCGGCGCGGGCTGTCGGGCCATGGCGGGCCGCCGGGGCTCTATGTGCTGGGGCAGGACGCCGGGTGGCACAGCGGGCTCGCAATGGCGGTTCAACTCGAATGGTCGGGCGACCACAGCCTCGCGATCGAGCGCGATTACGAAGGCTATTGGACATTGTCCGCCGCTGCCACGCTTGCTCCGGGCGAGATCGTGCTCGCACAGGGTGAAAGCTTCACCACACCTGCCGCTCTGCTCGCGATCTCGGACCAGGGCCGTAATGGTGCGATGGCTCAGATGCACGCGGCGGTGCGAGCAATGGTGCGCTGGCCCGGCGGCACCATGTCTCCTCGTCCGGTCCATCTCAACAGCTGGGAAGCCTGCTATTTCGATCACGACGCGGCGCGGATCGAAGCGCTGGCGCAGGCCGGGGCCGAAGTCGGAATCGAGCGCTTCGTGCTCGATGACGGCTGGTTCAAGGGGCGGCGCGACGATACCGCAGGCTTGGGCGACTGGTTCCCCGATCCGCAGACCTATCCCCATGGCCTCGCCCCGCTCGCCGCGAAGATCGAGGCCATGGGCATGCAGTTCGGCTTGTGGGTCGAGCCCGAGATGATCAATCCCGATAGCGACCTCTACCGCGCCCATCCCGACTGGGCGCTGGCACTGCCGGGGCGCGAGCGGCCGACCGCGCGCAACCAGCTGGTGCTCGACATGCGACGCGAAGATGTGCGCGACTACCTGTTCGAACGGCTCGACGCGGTGCTCAGAGCCGCGCCGATCGGCTATCTCAAGTGGGACCACAACCGCGATCATGCCCCCTCGGGCGGTGCAGCGCAGGTGCGCGGGACCTATGCACTGCTCGACCGGCTGCGGGCCGCGCATCCGGACGTCGAGATCGAAGGCTGCGCCGGGGGCGGCGGTCGCAGCGACGCAGGGCTCGTGCCCTATGTTCACCGCTTCTGGACCAGTGATAACATCGACGCCGTCGCGCGGGTCGGGATGCAGCGCGGCTTCAACGCCTTCCTGCCGCCGGAGCTGATGGGATCGCATATCGGCGCTAGCCCTTCGCATGCCACCGGGCGCACCCAGTCGATGGCCTTTCGCGGTGCCATTGCCAGCATGGGGCACCTGGGCGTGGAGCTTGACCCCGCCACGCTGGCCGAGGCCTACCGCGCCGAGCTGGCGCGATGGATCGCCTTCGCCAAGGAATGGCGCCACCTGCTCCACGGGACCGATGTTGCGCTGGGCGAAGGCACCGACAGCCTGCGCTGGCAGGCCGCGGGCACGCCGGGCCACAAGCTGCTCTATTGCATCCGCACAACCCCGCCGCTGGACCGCCGTCCGCAGCCGCTCCCGCTGCCCTTTGCCGCTTCGTGCATGGCGTGGGACGTGCGGCTGCTCGCGGTGGCCGAAGAGCCCGGTCATGGCATCCCCCGCTCGCACCTCCACGACCGGATGGAGCGCGAGTCGGTCCGCTACACCGGCAGCTGGCTCGCCAACGCGGGACTGCCGCTCCCTCTGCAGAAGGCACAAAGCGTCGCCATTTTCGAGATGAAGGAAGTTCCCTGA